In a genomic window of Tripterygium wilfordii isolate XIE 37 chromosome 8, ASM1340144v1, whole genome shotgun sequence:
- the LOC120003546 gene encoding probable glycosyltransferase At5g03795, with the protein MSSRAYFFLFILVVAVAISAIFFHPSRLHRIGFTTTNDQVSNPVQDTGIFEEVFQHPDFFLRNSALMEKGFKIFIYPNKNEEVFVYNERCISGRFSTEAFFYYRLLSSERFYTEDDTEAHMFFIPLTWFDICSTGSYAYDEKYVRKIINKFPHWNRSEGADRFLVTCCDAGAIFSERVPLNNSIKVSCSARNDSRHDIHHKHNDITIPQMRRPFFPPVRGNDIHQRKILAFWACQKNTTSESSWDNEKFKASKYCICDGASYITRICITDSIHFGCVPVILYEDYELPFADILDWTKFSVIINKDKAHQVEQILEAISKSKFRELHNNVLKVQRHFHADSALEGLKPYEYDVFHMIIYELWLRYLAQNYFDS; encoded by the exons ATGTCGTCCCGCGCGTATTTCTTCCTCTTCATCCTCGTTGTTGCTGTTGCTATCTCTGCAATTTTCTTCCACCCTTCTCGTCTTCATCGCATTGGCTTCACTACAACTAATGATCAG GTGAGCAACCCAGTTCAAGATACTGGTATTTTTGAGGAAGTCTTCCAACACCCCGATTTCTTCTTGAGAAATTCCGCTCTGATGGAGAAGGGTTTCAAGATCTTCATATATCCAAATAAAAATGAGGAGGTTTTTGTTTACAATGAGAGGTGCATTAGCGGGAGGTTTTCTACTGAAGCTTTCTTCTACTACCGTCTCTTGTCCTCCGAAAGATTTTATACAGAAGATGACACTGAAGCTCATATGTTTTTCATTCCACTTACTTGGTTCGACATTTGCAGTACG GGAAGTTATGCTTATGATGAGAAATATGTTCGGAAAATAATTAACAAGTTCCCTCACTGGAATCGGAGTGAAGGTGCTGATCGCTTTCTTGTGACTTGCTGTGATGCTGGAGCAATATTCTCTGAAAGAGTTCCACTGAATAATTCAATAAAAGTCTCGTGTTCTGCAAGAAATGATTCCAGACATGACATACACCACAAGCACAACGATATAACCATTCCCCAGATGAGACGGCCATTTTTTCCTCCGGTTCGTGGTAATGACATACACCAAAG GAAAATACTCGCTTTCTGGGCTTGTCAAAAAAATACGACAAGTGAAAGTTCTTGGGACAATGAGAAATTCAAAGCATCCAAGTATTGCATTTGTGATGGAGCATCCTATATCACAAGAATCTGTATAACCGACTCAATCCATTTTGGATGTGTTCCAG TGATCTTGTATGAGGACTACGAATTGCCATTCGCAGACATTCTCGACTGGACAAAATTTTCTGTAATAATCAACAAGGATAAAGCACATCAGGTTGAACAGATCCTTGAAGCCATATCAAAATCGAAATTCAGAGAATTGCATAACAACGTACTCAAG GTTCAAAGGCACTTCCATGCGGATTCAGCTTTGGAAGGACTTAAACCATATGAATATGATGTCTTCCATATGATAATATATGAGCTCTGGTTGCGCTACCTCGcacaaaattattttgattcCTAA